GCTCTTGCTCAGAAGTTGGGACTAAAAGGAATCGACTTTATCGAAAATATTCCTCAGACACAGTATAAGATTGTTACTTTTGTACCTCAAAAAAATCTTGAAACTGTTTTAACAAGCTTATCAACTGCAGGGGCTGGATTGATTGGCGAATATTCCAACTGCAGTTTTCAAACTGAAGGAATTGGGACTTTCAGAGGTTCTGAATTATCAAATCCAAGTGTAGGCAAAAAAGGGAAACTTGAAAAAGTTGCTGAAGTAAAATTAGAAATGATCTTCGAGAAATGGAAACTAAATGCTCTTCTTAAAGCCCTTCACGAATCTCACCCTTACGAAGAACCTGCTTATGATATCTACCCGCTTGAAAACAAAAATGTCAATTTTGGATATGGTGCCTTCGGCATTTTAGACAAGCAAGTCGAAACTGAAAAATTTATTCGAAAAGTTAAAACATCCTTAAACGCTCCATCTGTAAAATGGACTCGTGGAAAATTAAAACCTATTCAAAAAGTTGGAGTTTGCGGAGGCAGCGGTTCGGATCTGATTCAATCTGCAATTGCGAAAAAATGTGATGCATTCGTAACTTCTGATGTTAAGTACCACACTTTTCAAGATTATGAAGACGAAATCGTTCTTATTGATGTTGATCATTATTATTCAGAGGCAGTGATATTGGAGGTATTCAAGAATAAATTAGAGAAATTTTTCAAATCACAAAATGTTAAAGTACCAGTTGAAATTTATTATCAACAAGAAAATAAAATAAGAGTTTTATAAAAATACAGGAGAATAAATAAATTGCAGAAACGATTAAAATCACTTTGGCAAGTTCAGCAAGTTGATAATGAACTCGATAAGTTGGAAGAATTACGAGGCGACCTGCCAAGAGAATTAAGATTGCTCGAAGAAAGATTTAAAGAACTTTCCGAAAAAGTTGAAGAAAGAAAACAGCAGCGAGTTGATTCGCAGAAGAAACGTGAGGAAAACGATGAGGAAGTTGCTCTTTCAAAGGCGAACCTGAAAAAATATAAAGCACAATTGCTCCAGATTAAAACAAACCGGGAGTATGATGCTTTAATGAAGGAGATCGATCATACTTCTGAGATGATCACAAAACTTGAGGAGGAGAATAACTCACTTGCTGATTTGAGCAGAAGAAGTGCCCAAGAAATAGAAGAGCTTGAACCAGAAATTGGAAAGATCAAAGAAGAGATTAAGGATAAGTCGAAAGAACTCGGAGAGATAGATAAAAAAACTGAAAAAGAACGGAATGCACTTCTCTCAAAAAAGGAAGCTGTGGTTTCAAAAATCAGTAAAGGTGATTTGAGCTATTACAATCGTATTCGCGAGGCAAAAGGAAGAGCAATTGTCCCGATTCGGAGAAATGCTTGCGACGGATGTTTTGCATCGGTTTCATCTCAGAAGCAGTTAGAAATTCGTCGAAACGATAGACTTTATACATGCGAATCCTGCGGTAGAATTTTAGTCTCGAGTGAAATTGAAAAATCGACTTTTGATTCTAACTGATTAATAGAATAATTGTTTTTTAGAAGAGTTCCCTTATTACGGCTCAAATCTGCGACCAGTTGTCGATTGGTTTTAAGATGAAATAAGTTTTAATCCCAAGTTATGTTCAAATTTAGGGTGTTAGACATTTTTGAGTTCAAATGAAAGCCGCTAATGAAGAATTAATTAAATCATACCTTATAAAGGTAAAGAATGCTAACAAAGAAGCAACGAAGAAGGAAGCATTCAAAGACCTATTAAATCGTCTTTACTCTCAAGATAAAGAAATTCTGAAACTTATTGATATTATTACACTTGGTTCTGAAAAAACAATTCTTAACATCCCCAGAAAAGATAAAATTCATAGAGGGAGTGCTGATACTCTATTCAATCATATAATTATTGAATTTGAGAATAATCTTAGTCTCACCCTAAACCATGCCAAAGAACAGCTTGCAGGATATTTATTAGGGCAGCTTAGATCAGGTGAAGACTATAATTTTACTTTAATTGCCTCTGATTTCATTAGCTGGAAAGTTTTCGCTCCAGATGTTTCTTGTCTGGAAAAAATGGAGGATTTGCAGGAACACGAACTAATTTTGAATGAAGTCAAAAATGCTTCATTTATTTTAACTGAAAAAA
The genomic region above belongs to Ignavibacteria bacterium and contains:
- a CDS encoding Nif3-like dinuclear metal center hexameric protein; this encodes MKILDVINFIESWAPKQISWDKDNAGLQIGSRDVSIDAILLVLDVDDQVFKKAVRNSANLIISHHPLIFNPLKNLDFGVKRNQLIKNLIKHEITLYSAHTNLDFTKDGVSFALAQKLGLKGIDFIENIPQTQYKIVTFVPQKNLETVLTSLSTAGAGLIGEYSNCSFQTEGIGTFRGSELSNPSVGKKGKLEKVAEVKLEMIFEKWKLNALLKALHESHPYEEPAYDIYPLENKNVNFGYGAFGILDKQVETEKFIRKVKTSLNAPSVKWTRGKLKPIQKVGVCGGSGSDLIQSAIAKKCDAFVTSDVKYHTFQDYEDEIVLIDVDHYYSEAVILEVFKNKLEKFFKSQNVKVPVEIYYQQENKIRVL